GACCTTGTCGAAGGGCGATGCCATGCGTCTGCCGATCGGCCCGGGACCGCGCGAGCTGCGGGTGCTGGAGGGCCGGGTGTGGATCACCCAGCAGGGTGCCCTGCAACTGCCATCGGACGATTACTGGCTGGAGGCCGGTGATGCCCTGGATCTGCCCAGCGGCACCGAACTGGTGGTGGAGGCCTGGCCCAGCGCCCGCTTCCAGCTGCTGGTGACGCCCGCCTCGTGCCCGGCCACCCGTGCCCGTCGCGGGCTCACGCTGTCTTCTTTCGGACAGCGGCTGGCGACGGCTTGACGGCCTCGAGTCCGTTGGCGCCTCTGTGGCTTTTGACGCGCTGCGTCGGCTTGGCGCTCTTGGTCTTCTCGGCAGCCTTGGCAAC
The Roseateles amylovorans genome window above contains:
- a CDS encoding DUF2917 domain-containing protein, coding for MTVTSSSSIRPTRDDGAWTLSKGDAMRLPIGPGPRELRVLEGRVWITQQGALQLPSDDYWLEAGDALDLPSGTELVVEAWPSARFQLLVTPASCPATRARRGLTLSSFGQRLATA